One segment of Candidatus Arsenophonus lipoptenae DNA contains the following:
- the lepB gene encoding signal peptidase I, translating to MANNFSLILTFITLIIGIIWIFSRFKYIFYKNTKTFKKINNKETKNQLNLLDNIHKKKMSFVDSCASVFPILMIVLAIRSFIYEPFQIPSGSMIPTLLVGDFILVKKFAYGLKDPITGTTFFTIGKPKRGDVAVFKYPKDLSVDFIKRVIGIPGDRIIYSPEKKELRICPNYSILNCAQELSINYSELKESQWTLFFNNNSILNNKKGNYLIPFSELIPNNALRYSEKVENIDNINYKILVIPEVYTESIYQQPGLPDNEWIVPPKHYFMMGDNRDNSSDSRMWGFVPEENLVGKAVIIWFSFDKHEDEWPTGVRLNHVGKIR from the coding sequence AAATACAAAAACATTTAAAAAAATTAATAATAAAGAAACCAAAAATCAATTAAATTTATTAGATAATATACATAAAAAGAAAATGTCATTTGTTGACAGTTGTGCCTCTGTTTTTCCAATATTAATGATCGTTTTAGCTATACGCTCATTTATTTATGAACCATTTCAAATTCCATCTGGTTCAATGATCCCTACTTTATTAGTAGGAGATTTTATTTTAGTAAAAAAATTTGCTTATGGCTTAAAAGATCCTATTACTGGAACAACATTTTTTACTATAGGGAAACCTAAACGTGGGGATGTTGCTGTATTCAAATATCCTAAAGATCTTAGTGTGGATTTTATAAAACGTGTTATTGGTATTCCTGGTGATAGAATTATTTATTCTCCTGAAAAAAAAGAATTACGTATATGTCCAAATTATTCAATTTTGAATTGTGCACAAGAATTATCAATTAATTATTCTGAATTAAAAGAAAGTCAATGGACTTTATTTTTTAATAATAATTCTATATTAAATAATAAAAAAGGAAATTATTTGATCCCATTTAGTGAATTAATCCCGAATAACGCGTTGCGTTATTCGGAAAAGGTTGAAAATATAGATAATATTAATTATAAAATTTTAGTTATTCCTGAAGTATATACTGAATCGATTTATCAGCAACCGGGGTTGCCCGATAATGAATGGATTGTCCCTCCTAAACATTATTTTATGATGGGGGATAATCGAGATAATAGTTCTGATAGTCGTATGTGGGGATTCGTCCCGGAAGAAAATTTAGTAGGTAAGGCGGTTATTATTTGGTTTAGTTTTGATAAACATGAAGACGAATGGCCAACTGGGGTACGTTTAAATCATGTTGGCAAAATTAGATAA
- the rnc gene encoding ribonuclease III yields the protein MQEIQELQSKLGYFFKKIELLNQALTHRSACKIHNERLEFLGDSILSFVITNNLYHRFPEVDEGNMSRMRATLIRGNTLAKLAKEFDLGNCLWLGIGELKSGGFQRESILANAVEALIGGIFLDSNIKNTEKIILNWYGTRLIKINPGDKQKDPKTRLQEYLQGRGLPLPNYLVVQVRGEAHEQEFIIHCKISGVQKPIIGIGSSRRKSEQSAAVQALKILEIA from the coding sequence ATGCAAGAAATTCAAGAATTACAAAGTAAACTAGGTTATTTTTTTAAAAAAATTGAATTATTAAATCAAGCATTAACTCATCGTAGTGCTTGTAAGATTCATAATGAAAGATTAGAATTTTTAGGAGATTCAATTTTAAGTTTTGTAATTACTAATAATCTTTATCATAGGTTTCCTGAAGTTGATGAAGGAAATATGAGTCGCATGCGTGCAACATTAATCAGAGGAAATACGTTAGCTAAACTTGCAAAGGAGTTTGATCTAGGAAATTGTTTGTGGTTAGGTATTGGCGAACTAAAAAGTGGAGGGTTTCAACGAGAGTCAATATTAGCAAATGCTGTTGAAGCATTAATTGGAGGTATTTTTTTAGATAGTAATATTAAAAATACTGAAAAAATAATTTTAAATTGGTATGGAACTAGATTAATAAAAATTAATCCAGGGGATAAACAAAAGGATCCTAAAACAAGATTACAAGAATACCTACAAGGAAGGGGCTTACCATTACCTAATTATCTAGTAGTCCAAGTTCGTGGAGAAGCACACGAACAAGAATTTATTATTCATTGTAAAATTAGTGGTGTACAAAAACCAATTATAGGTATTGGATCTAGTAGACGTAAATCAGAACAATCTGCTGCTGTCCAAGCGTTAAAAATATTGGAGATTGCATGA
- the era gene encoding GTPase Era, whose translation MSNQTTYCGFVVIIGKPNVGKSTLINQILGKKISITSRKPQTTRYNILGIDTKNNYQTIYIDTPGLHIKKKQIVNNLIKDSTNKLIHDLELIVFVIEGTNWTNDDERIIHVLKYISSPVLLVINKIDNVINKSILLSHINFLRKKMDFLDIIPISAKKGTYIDTFIKIIQQNMPETTHYFPEEYITNMSKIFLAKEIIREKLMRFLGDELPYLIKVEIEQFIVHKKYNYKINGIIIVIKNSQKKIVIGVKGQKIKRIGIESRIEMEKLFSAKIYLSLWVKVKKEASNNEYYLNSLDYVFNINKI comes from the coding sequence ATGAGTAATCAGACAACATATTGTGGATTTGTCGTAATTATAGGTAAACCAAATGTGGGGAAATCAACATTAATTAATCAAATTCTAGGAAAAAAAATTTCAATTACTTCACGTAAACCTCAAACAACTCGTTATAATATATTAGGAATTGATACAAAAAATAATTATCAAACTATTTATATTGATACACCTGGATTACATATAAAAAAAAAACAGATAGTAAATAATTTAATAAAAGATTCTACAAATAAATTAATACATGATCTTGAATTGATTGTTTTTGTTATTGAAGGTACCAATTGGACAAATGATGATGAAAGAATAATACACGTACTAAAATATATTAGTTCTCCTGTATTATTAGTTATTAATAAAATTGATAATGTAATAAATAAAAGTATTTTGTTATCACACATTAATTTTCTTAGAAAAAAAATGGATTTTCTAGATATTATTCCTATCAGTGCAAAAAAAGGCACCTATATTGATACATTTATAAAAATTATTCAACAAAATATGCCTGAAACAACACATTATTTTCCAGAAGAATATATTACTAATATGTCTAAAATTTTTTTAGCTAAAGAGATTATTCGTGAAAAATTAATGCGATTTCTTGGTGATGAATTACCATATTTAATTAAGGTAGAAATTGAACAATTTATAGTACATAAGAAATATAATTATAAAATTAATGGCATAATTATAGTTATAAAAAATAGTCAAAAGAAAATAGTTATAGGTGTTAAAGGGCAAAAAATAAAAAGAATAGGTATTGAATCTCGTATAGAAATGGAAAAACTGTTTTCTGCTAAAATTTATCTTTCACTTTGGGTTAAGGTTAAAAAAGAAGCATCAAATAATGAATATTACTTAAATAGTTTAGATTATGTTTTTAATATTAATAAAATTTAA